The following are from one region of the Candidatus Hydrogenedentota bacterium genome:
- a CDS encoding HAD family phosphatase: MGLLRYLSEAQAELTAMGEEFACIENAPGVFPPREIVPLGAKFSHLDGPPAAIFLDMDGTTTYTEPLFLHDVEEVVRRGTGWKTKAAWAGINPERDYPNIVGYSTQRNLEYLYASVGHAIRPDLFFDETMKALVFLAERDVPEDIRTRVDTMTRTFGMETWPRHAGDPARRAAEGDALIREAMLRYPSVGQEMFAQFGLMIFYADYIDILERVNRGEGAAVSEMIYGDPAVPAINAMPGVALLCALAKGWLPESCAPELARAVRNAHPDMSLADELPETLATLCRAFRDNPVPVALVTSSGSFETNLVLQAVFRALREEVAGWEIDGDARGRIRAGFECHRRFFDTIVTCDDVIEGRTKPYRDPYTLALARLGLDGRHAPRVIGFEDTEAGITAQRGAGIGIPCAVPIEHTLSQDFSGAAYVLKNGVIEAIVRHGLFMR; the protein is encoded by the coding sequence ATGGGTCTCCTGCGTTATCTCTCCGAGGCCCAGGCCGAGCTGACCGCCATGGGCGAAGAATTCGCCTGCATCGAGAATGCGCCGGGTGTATTTCCGCCCCGCGAGATCGTGCCCCTCGGCGCGAAATTTTCCCACCTCGACGGGCCGCCCGCCGCGATCTTTCTGGACATGGACGGCACGACCACCTACACCGAGCCGCTCTTTCTCCACGATGTGGAAGAGGTCGTGCGTCGTGGCACCGGCTGGAAGACCAAAGCAGCGTGGGCGGGCATCAATCCCGAGCGGGACTATCCCAACATCGTGGGCTACAGTACCCAGCGCAATCTGGAGTACCTTTACGCGTCGGTGGGCCATGCCATTCGCCCCGACCTCTTTTTCGATGAGACGATGAAGGCGTTGGTTTTCCTGGCCGAGCGCGATGTGCCCGAGGATATTCGCACCCGCGTGGATACGATGACGCGCACCTTCGGCATGGAGACCTGGCCCCGCCATGCCGGCGATCCCGCGAGGCGCGCCGCCGAGGGCGACGCACTCATTCGCGAAGCGATGCTGCGTTATCCGAGTGTAGGCCAGGAAATGTTCGCCCAGTTCGGCCTGATGATTTTCTACGCGGATTACATCGATATCCTTGAGCGGGTGAACAGGGGAGAGGGTGCCGCCGTCTCGGAAATGATTTATGGCGACCCCGCCGTGCCCGCCATAAACGCCATGCCGGGCGTGGCCCTGCTGTGCGCCCTTGCCAAGGGCTGGCTGCCGGAATCCTGCGCCCCGGAACTCGCGCGCGCGGTGCGCAATGCCCACCCCGACATGTCTCTGGCGGACGAGCTCCCGGAGACGCTGGCCACACTTTGCCGCGCCTTTCGCGACAACCCCGTGCCCGTCGCCCTGGTTACCTCGTCAGGTTCATTCGAGACCAATCTCGTGCTTCAGGCGGTCTTCCGTGCTCTGCGCGAGGAAGTGGCTGGATGGGAAATCGACGGGGACGCGCGCGGCAGGATACGGGCTGGTTTTGAGTGCCATCGACGCTTCTTCGATACCATTGTCACGTGCGACGATGTTATCGAGGGCCGCACCAAGCCCTATCGCGATCCCTATACGCTGGCTCTGGCCCGACTCGGACTGGATGGTCGCCACGCGCCCCGCGTAATCGGGTTTGAAGATACGGAAGCCGGCATAACGGCGCAGCGGGGAGCGGGGATTGGCATTCCCTGTGCCGTACCCATCGAACACACCCTGAGTCAGGATTTCAGTGGCGCCGCATACGTCCTCAAGAACGGCGTGATCGAAGCTATCGTCCGGCACGGCCTTTTCATGCGCTGA
- a CDS encoding SMP-30/gluconolactonase/LRE family protein yields MKKFIQACALLLVLLLLYLLLWPVPIDPVAWEPPAAPALEGAYAVNSSLASVERLGEGVGPKPEDIAVDSQGRIYGGFEDGRIMRWDADAQNPEVFANTGGRPLGLHFDASENLIVCDSYKGLLRIDPAGIIEVLATEHGGVPFGFTNDVEVAADGTIYFSDASSKFGQTQYMEDLIEHGAHGRLLAWHPDTKRTELLLDGLHFANGVAVDPGQQFVLVNETGSYLVRKYWIAGEKKGQDEVLIDNLPGFPDGISTGANGVYWIAIASPRNPLMDKLGSKPFLRKVVMRLPAFLRPKPLRHAFVLGIDAEGKVVHNLQDPDGAFAPITSVQEHDGKLYFGSILESAFGRINVPTVKDSA; encoded by the coding sequence ATGAAGAAGTTCATCCAAGCCTGTGCACTGTTGCTTGTGCTCCTTCTCCTGTACCTCCTCCTGTGGCCCGTGCCCATCGATCCCGTCGCATGGGAACCGCCCGCAGCACCGGCCCTTGAAGGGGCCTACGCCGTCAATTCATCCCTTGCGTCCGTCGAGCGGCTCGGCGAGGGCGTGGGACCGAAACCCGAAGATATCGCCGTTGACAGCCAGGGCCGCATCTATGGCGGCTTCGAAGACGGCCGTATCATGCGCTGGGACGCCGACGCGCAGAATCCAGAGGTCTTTGCCAACACGGGAGGACGTCCCCTCGGTCTGCACTTCGATGCGAGTGAAAATCTCATCGTGTGCGACTCCTACAAAGGCCTTCTCCGCATTGATCCGGCTGGAATCATTGAAGTATTGGCAACGGAGCATGGCGGCGTGCCTTTCGGTTTCACCAACGACGTCGAAGTTGCCGCCGACGGCACGATCTACTTTTCCGATGCCTCGTCGAAATTCGGCCAGACGCAGTACATGGAAGATCTCATCGAGCACGGCGCCCATGGGCGGCTTCTGGCCTGGCACCCCGACACGAAGAGGACAGAATTGCTGCTCGATGGCCTCCATTTCGCCAACGGCGTCGCCGTGGATCCCGGCCAGCAGTTTGTCCTGGTGAATGAGACAGGTTCCTACCTTGTGCGCAAATACTGGATAGCAGGGGAGAAGAAGGGGCAGGACGAAGTTCTCATCGACAACCTCCCCGGATTCCCGGATGGAATCTCCACGGGCGCCAACGGCGTTTACTGGATTGCCATCGCCTCGCCGCGCAATCCCCTGATGGACAAGCTGGGTTCCAAGCCCTTCTTGCGCAAGGTGGTCATGCGCCTGCCCGCCTTTCTTCGCCCGAAGCCCTTGCGCCATGCCTTCGTTCTGGGTATCGATGCGGAGGGCAAGGTCGTCCACAACCTCCAGGATCCCGATGGTGCCTTCGCACCCATCACCAGCGTGCAGGAGCACGACGGCAAACTGTACTTCGGCAGTATTCTTGAATCCGCCTTCGGGCGCATCAACGTTCCCACCGTGAAGGATTCCGCCTGA